The Methanomethylovorans hollandica DSM 15978 genome includes a region encoding these proteins:
- a CDS encoding transposase encodes MDKKSIEYRGVLFEDSIENYLYRETASICQFLHFLCIEDISQYVERTVYTNKRWHFKYNVSSMIKLFIVKCFRNLSYEKTVSSLTEEEAIMLSFCDKNGQIRLPSAGTLHHFVKYRLGEDGINELIIMVGEKILKSSKLKDAKIDSTPLEASRYDKYADYNPHYKCKMDKAHITMIGTYPVFMTYTNGLSSDSTELIKHIHALKKMEANIEFYAADGAYDSFQNNADIWYHLNAKPIISYSCDAVLHKEGEVERIDHWVNKMWKLGGEVHTKIENKLKFLYENGRQEQVGMYLRNQNILDELFWELYKKRVECEKVHGHMKDTMNFDVRRIRVESRALYSLLNFVSYQLLVLTELQNKVKLRNSFGRLF; translated from the coding sequence ATGGATAAAAAATCTATCGAGTATAGAGGAGTCCTCTTCGAGGACTCCATAGAAAACTATCTTTACAGAGAAACTGCCTCTATTTGCCAATTTCTTCATTTTCTCTGTATAGAAGACATTTCACAATACGTTGAACGTACTGTGTATACCAACAAACGTTGGCATTTTAAATATAACGTTTCCTCAATGATAAAGCTCTTTATTGTAAAGTGCTTCAGGAATCTCTCTTATGAAAAAACAGTATCCAGTTTAACAGAAGAAGAAGCTATTATGCTATCGTTCTGTGATAAAAATGGGCAAATAAGACTTCCTTCAGCTGGAACCCTCCATCATTTTGTAAAATATAGACTTGGAGAAGATGGGATCAATGAACTAATAATAATGGTAGGCGAAAAGATTCTTAAAAGCTCAAAGTTAAAAGACGCCAAGATAGATTCAACACCTCTTGAAGCTTCACGATATGACAAATATGCGGATTATAATCCGCATTATAAATGTAAAATGGACAAAGCTCACATTACAATGATTGGAACTTATCCGGTATTTATGACATATACTAATGGCCTTAGTTCTGATTCTACGGAACTTATCAAACACATACACGCATTAAAGAAAATGGAAGCTAATATTGAATTTTATGCTGCGGATGGAGCTTATGACTCATTCCAAAACAATGCAGATATATGGTATCATCTGAATGCAAAACCAATTATTTCCTACTCGTGTGATGCAGTATTGCACAAAGAAGGTGAAGTAGAGAGGATTGATCATTGGGTGAACAAAATGTGGAAACTTGGTGGAGAAGTTCATACCAAAATAGAAAATAAGCTGAAGTTTCTGTATGAAAATGGAAGACAAGAACAAGTTGGGATGTACCTAAGAAATCAAAACATCCTCGATGAATTATTTTGGGAGTTATACAAGAAAAGAGTAGAATGCGAAAAAGTACATGGCCACATGAAAGATACGATGAACTTCGATGTCAGAAGAATAAGAGTAGAGAGCAGAGCTCTCTACTCTCTGCTGAATTTCGTTTCCTATCAACTATTAGTGCTTACTGAATTGC